In Streptomyces chartreusis, the following proteins share a genomic window:
- a CDS encoding thioredoxin domain-containing protein, with the protein MPNRLAHETSPYLLQHADNPVDWWPWSAEAFEEARKSDKPVLLSVGYSSCHWCHVMAHESFEDQETADYLNAHFVSVKVDREERPDVDAVYMEAVQAATGQGGWPMTVFLTPDAEPFYFGTYFPPSPRQGMPSFRQVLEGVRGAWTDRRDEVSDVAGKIVRDLAGREISYGGPEAPGEQELAAALLGLTREYDPQRGGFGGAPKFPPSMAIEFLLRHHARTGAEGALQMAQDTCERMARGGIYDQLGGGFARYSVDRDWVVPHFEKMLYDNALLCRVYAHLWRATGSELARRVALETADFMVRELRTNEGGFASALDADSDDGTGRHVEGAYYVWTPEQLREVLGDEDADLAVRYFGVTEEGTFEEGSSVLQLPQQDELFDAGRIASIRERLLRRRASRPGPGRDDKIVAAWNGLAIAALAETGAYFDRPDLVEAALGAADLLVRLHLDEQARIARTSKDGQVGANAGVLEDYADVAEGFLALASVTGEGVWLEFAGFLLDHVLARFVDEESGGLYDTAADAERLIRRPQDPTDNAAPSGWCAAAGALLSYAAQTGAEPHRTAAERALGVVKALGPRVPRFIGWGLAVAEANLDGPREVAVVGPATEDAATKALHRTALLGTAPGAVVAVGTPESGEFPLLADRPLQQGQPAAYVCRNFTCDAPTTDPEQLRTALTR; encoded by the coding sequence ATGCCGAACCGACTGGCTCACGAAACGTCCCCCTATCTGCTCCAGCACGCGGACAACCCGGTCGACTGGTGGCCGTGGTCGGCCGAGGCCTTCGAGGAGGCTCGCAAGAGCGACAAACCGGTCCTGCTCAGCGTCGGTTACAGCAGCTGCCACTGGTGCCATGTCATGGCGCACGAGTCCTTCGAGGACCAGGAGACCGCCGACTACCTCAACGCCCACTTCGTCAGCGTCAAGGTCGACCGCGAGGAGCGGCCCGACGTGGACGCCGTCTACATGGAGGCCGTGCAGGCGGCCACCGGGCAGGGCGGCTGGCCCATGACGGTGTTCCTCACCCCGGACGCCGAGCCCTTCTACTTCGGCACCTACTTCCCGCCCTCACCCCGCCAGGGCATGCCGTCCTTCCGTCAGGTCCTGGAGGGTGTGCGCGGCGCCTGGACCGACCGGCGCGACGAGGTCTCCGACGTCGCCGGGAAGATCGTGCGCGACCTCGCCGGGCGCGAGATCTCCTACGGCGGCCCCGAGGCCCCCGGCGAGCAGGAGCTCGCGGCGGCGCTGCTCGGGCTCACCCGCGAGTACGACCCGCAGCGCGGCGGATTCGGGGGCGCGCCGAAGTTCCCGCCGTCCATGGCGATCGAGTTCCTGCTGCGCCACCACGCGCGCACCGGCGCCGAGGGCGCGTTGCAGATGGCCCAGGACACCTGCGAGCGGATGGCCAGGGGCGGCATCTACGACCAGCTCGGCGGCGGGTTCGCGCGCTACTCCGTCGACCGGGACTGGGTGGTGCCGCACTTCGAGAAGATGCTGTACGACAACGCCCTGCTGTGCCGTGTCTACGCCCACCTCTGGCGTGCCACGGGCTCCGAGCTGGCCCGCCGCGTCGCCCTGGAGACCGCGGACTTCATGGTGCGCGAACTGCGCACGAACGAGGGCGGGTTCGCCTCCGCGCTCGACGCCGACAGCGACGACGGGACCGGCAGGCACGTCGAGGGCGCGTACTACGTGTGGACGCCGGAGCAGCTGCGCGAGGTCCTCGGGGACGAGGACGCCGACCTCGCCGTGCGGTACTTCGGGGTGACGGAGGAGGGCACCTTCGAGGAGGGTTCCTCCGTCCTCCAGCTCCCGCAGCAGGACGAGCTGTTCGACGCCGGGAGGATCGCCTCGATCCGTGAGCGTCTGCTGCGGCGGCGCGCGTCACGCCCCGGGCCCGGCCGGGACGACAAGATCGTCGCCGCCTGGAACGGCCTCGCGATCGCCGCCCTCGCCGAGACAGGCGCCTACTTCGACCGCCCCGACCTCGTGGAGGCGGCCCTCGGCGCCGCCGACCTGCTGGTCAGGCTGCACCTCGACGAGCAGGCCCGTATCGCCCGGACCAGCAAGGACGGCCAGGTCGGCGCGAACGCGGGCGTGCTGGAGGACTACGCCGACGTAGCCGAGGGCTTCCTCGCGCTCGCGTCCGTCACCGGGGAGGGCGTCTGGCTGGAGTTCGCCGGGTTCCTGCTCGACCATGTGCTGGCCCGCTTCGTCGACGAGGAGTCCGGCGGCCTCTACGACACGGCCGCCGACGCCGAGCGGCTGATCCGCCGCCCGCAGGACCCCACCGACAACGCCGCCCCCTCCGGCTGGTGCGCGGCGGCGGGCGCGCTGCTGAGCTATGCCGCGCAGACCGGTGCCGAGCCGCACCGCACCGCCGCCGAACGGGCGTTGGGCGTGGTGAAGGCGCTAGGTCCGCGCGTGCCCCGGTTCATCGGCTGGGGACTCGCGGTCGCCGAGGCCAACCTCGACGGGCCGAGGGAGGTCGCGGTCGTGGGCCCGGCGACGGAGGACGCCGCCACGAAGGCCCTCCACCGCACGGCACTTCTCGGTACCGCGCCGGGCGCGGTCGTCGCCGTGGGGACTCCGGAGAGTGGCGAATTCCCGCTCCTCGCCGACCGCCCGCTGCAGCAGGGTCAACCTGCGGCTTACGTCTGCCGTAACTTCACCTGCGACGCCCCGACCACCGACCCCGAACAGCTGCGAACCGCTCTGACCAGGTAA
- a CDS encoding tetratricopeptide repeat protein, with the protein MRDSHRTEAERLLARAVEEEVRRSGGRIEGQVLLSRARGALDAMAGAATEEYEAYTRALDEADAGRLTFGQRFAREGGATPLMVAGVAAVAAAVSDLALGTGASTAVGAGVTVGVVGAAATVAKVAGTHLPAAHQRAGAVGQPGGPEQLRLQWLTALEVRGIRPFLDQQRVLSASTGPKKTGPRLRGADKSAAARGRNVLEQSFAQLPEPTGPFAGRRQELSRIGQWVQAARASTETRPTVVVLHGPPGSGRSALAVRAAHELKDQFRGACVVDLRGDTTEEPPLSTRDALLHLLNRLGAPREQLLFRERSSAEQQVKRLGELYHQHLTGLPVTVVLDDAPDATQVRTLVPERSDSLVLVTSREPLDLPDLAAWVHHLPVEALDAAGAEELLTAAAQDSSGPYDAESADRIRQLCGGLPLALRVAGSSLGPRSPRTLATDLGAYGPVEPIERVLWLRYTDQSEAARRLLRRLALAGRASLGAAAAAALLATDEAEATRHLEELARSGLIDHVRGNRYRLHDLVRAFAQARLLDEEEPAERTAAQERLIVNYADLADSVLRLVDGNMSTRSDRFSPHGFTSLDDALRWLDDESSFITAALRHAEDANQAAVLNLLGALCDYCLLRGDLYRLGEISELAQAVDKGLLVRSVQWRTGIAARQLGELDKARATLTSVVELYMEAQHDAGAARALCSLGITLHHQGNLTEAAAKLREALDLQSAPELSTDRAWTMHALAAVERDRGHVAESLDLLTESLSLHRAGESLHGEAWAHFQLGQLGLRMGDVPRADEDLRAALDLYGRTRDARGEAWALTQLSRARLVAGDPSPAVDGLRQAAARHRDNEDARGEAWSLYYLGQALEETGNLDLAVRELERSRTMFSRMRDVYGLACARHHSARVTRDQRAAQTGSLRNSGFARQLLVDARADFQRIGVAHGEAWTCLELAVVDAGNTRTQQALTLCDDAIGLFASYGDRRGEDWARFLRSTLLPYAAPGGVEVGTAVAQEELAQLSRTGHPLRDAKLDGYVEAYQLLLERGVNLEEGWQAWRLGMVPNRHAREVMGVAAAARH; encoded by the coding sequence ATGCGGGACAGCCATCGGACTGAGGCCGAGAGGCTGTTGGCTCGGGCCGTCGAGGAGGAGGTGCGGCGCTCGGGCGGCCGCATCGAGGGGCAGGTGCTGCTGTCGCGGGCCCGCGGCGCGCTCGACGCCATGGCCGGGGCGGCCACCGAGGAGTACGAGGCGTACACCCGGGCGCTGGACGAGGCGGACGCCGGCCGGCTCACCTTCGGGCAGCGCTTCGCACGCGAGGGCGGTGCCACCCCCCTGATGGTGGCCGGCGTCGCCGCGGTCGCGGCCGCCGTGTCCGACCTGGCGCTCGGCACCGGCGCGAGCACCGCGGTGGGCGCGGGCGTCACCGTGGGCGTCGTCGGCGCCGCGGCCACCGTCGCGAAGGTCGCCGGCACACATCTGCCCGCCGCACACCAGCGCGCGGGCGCCGTCGGCCAGCCCGGCGGCCCGGAACAGCTGCGCCTGCAATGGCTGACGGCGCTGGAGGTCCGCGGCATCCGCCCCTTCCTCGACCAGCAGCGAGTGCTCAGCGCGTCCACCGGCCCGAAGAAGACGGGCCCGCGGCTGAGGGGCGCCGACAAGAGCGCCGCCGCGCGCGGCCGCAACGTACTGGAGCAGTCGTTCGCCCAACTCCCCGAGCCGACGGGTCCGTTCGCCGGCCGTCGGCAGGAGCTGTCCCGCATCGGGCAGTGGGTGCAGGCGGCACGCGCGAGTACGGAGACCAGGCCGACGGTCGTCGTCCTGCACGGCCCGCCCGGCAGCGGCCGCAGCGCACTGGCGGTCCGCGCGGCCCACGAGCTGAAGGACCAGTTCCGCGGCGCGTGCGTGGTGGACCTGCGCGGCGACACCACGGAGGAGCCGCCGCTGTCGACACGAGACGCGCTGCTGCACCTGCTGAACCGGCTGGGCGCCCCCCGCGAGCAACTCCTCTTCCGTGAGCGCTCGTCGGCGGAGCAGCAGGTCAAGCGGCTCGGCGAGCTCTACCACCAGCACCTCACCGGCCTCCCCGTCACGGTCGTCCTGGACGACGCCCCGGACGCAACTCAGGTCCGCACCCTCGTCCCCGAACGCTCCGACAGCCTGGTCCTTGTCACCTCCCGCGAACCCCTCGACCTGCCCGACCTCGCCGCCTGGGTGCACCACCTCCCGGTCGAGGCACTGGACGCGGCCGGCGCGGAAGAGCTGCTGACCGCCGCCGCACAGGACTCCTCGGGCCCCTACGACGCCGAATCGGCCGACCGGATCCGGCAGTTGTGCGGCGGCCTGCCGCTGGCGCTGCGCGTCGCCGGCTCGTCGCTCGGCCCGCGCTCACCGCGCACACTGGCGACGGACCTCGGCGCGTACGGCCCGGTGGAGCCGATCGAGCGGGTGCTGTGGCTGCGCTACACCGACCAGTCGGAGGCGGCCCGGCGGCTGCTGCGCCGGCTCGCGCTGGCGGGCCGGGCCTCGCTGGGCGCGGCAGCGGCGGCGGCCCTGCTCGCCACGGACGAGGCGGAGGCGACCCGTCATCTGGAGGAGCTGGCCAGGTCGGGCCTCATCGACCACGTCCGCGGCAACCGCTACCGGCTCCACGACCTGGTCCGCGCCTTCGCCCAGGCCCGCCTCCTCGACGAGGAGGAACCCGCGGAGCGCACGGCGGCGCAGGAGCGGCTGATCGTGAACTACGCCGACCTCGCCGACTCGGTGCTGCGACTGGTCGACGGCAACATGTCGACCCGCTCCGACCGCTTCAGCCCGCACGGCTTCACCTCGCTGGACGACGCGCTGCGCTGGCTGGACGACGAGTCGAGCTTCATCACCGCGGCCCTGCGGCACGCGGAGGACGCCAACCAGGCGGCGGTGCTGAACCTGCTGGGCGCCCTGTGCGACTACTGCCTGCTGCGCGGCGACCTCTACCGGCTCGGTGAGATCAGCGAGCTCGCGCAGGCCGTGGACAAGGGCCTGCTGGTCCGCTCGGTGCAGTGGCGCACCGGCATCGCGGCCCGGCAGCTCGGCGAACTCGACAAGGCCCGCGCGACCCTGACCTCGGTGGTCGAGCTCTACATGGAGGCCCAGCACGACGCGGGCGCGGCCCGTGCCCTGTGCTCGCTCGGCATCACCCTGCACCACCAGGGCAACCTCACCGAGGCGGCCGCCAAGCTCCGCGAGGCCCTGGACCTCCAGTCGGCGCCCGAGCTGTCGACGGACCGCGCCTGGACGATGCACGCGCTGGCGGCGGTGGAACGCGACCGGGGCCATGTCGCCGAGTCCCTGGACCTGCTGACCGAGTCCCTTTCCCTGCACCGGGCCGGCGAGTCCCTGCACGGCGAGGCGTGGGCCCACTTCCAGCTGGGCCAGCTGGGCCTGCGGATGGGCGACGTACCGAGGGCGGACGAGGACCTGCGGGCGGCCCTGGACCTGTACGGCCGCACCCGCGACGCCCGCGGCGAGGCCTGGGCGCTGACCCAGCTGTCCCGGGCCCGGCTGGTCGCCGGCGACCCGTCCCCGGCGGTGGACGGCCTGCGCCAGGCGGCCGCCCGCCACCGCGACAACGAGGACGCCCGCGGCGAGGCGTGGTCCCTCTACTACCTGGGCCAGGCCCTGGAGGAGACGGGCAACCTCGACCTCGCGGTACGGGAGCTGGAGCGGTCGCGGACGATGTTCTCGCGGATGCGCGACGTGTACGGGCTCGCGTGCGCCCGGCACCACTCGGCACGGGTGACCCGCGACCAGCGGGCGGCCCAGACGGGCTCCCTGCGCAATTCCGGATTCGCCCGTCAGCTCCTGGTGGACGCCCGCGCCGACTTCCAGCGCATCGGCGTCGCGCACGGCGAGGCGTGGACCTGCCTGGAGCTGGCGGTCGTGGACGCCGGGAACACCCGCACCCAGCAGGCGCTGACTCTGTGCGACGACGCGATCGGCCTGTTCGCGTCGTACGGCGACCGGCGCGGCGAGGACTGGGCCCGCTTCCTGCGCTCCACCCTGCTGCCGTACGCCGCCCCCGGCGGGGTGGAGGTCGGCACGGCGGTGGCCCAGGAGGAACTGGCCCAGCTGTCCCGCACCGGCCACCCCCTGCGCGACGCGAAGCTGGACGGCTATGTCGAGGCGTACCAGCTGCTGCTGGAACGCGGCGTGAACCTGGAGGAGGGCTGGCAGGCCTGGCGGCTCGGCATGGTGCCGAACCGCCACGCACGCGAGGTCATGGGAGTGGCGGCAGCCGCCCGGCACTGA
- the mca gene encoding mycothiol conjugate amidase Mca: MTDQLRLMAVHAHPDDESSKGAATMAKYVSEGVDVLVVTCTGGERGSILNPKLQGDKYIEEHIHEVRKKEMDEAREILGVKQEWLGFVDSGLPEGDPLPPLPEGCFALEDVDKAAGELVKQIRSFRPQVITTYDENGGYPHPDHIMTHKISMVAFEGAADAEKYPEAEFGPAYQPRKLYYNQGFNRPRTEALHNAMLDRGLESPYGDWLKRWDEFQRAERTLTTHVPCADFYEIRDKALIAHATQIDPDGGWFKVPMEIQKEVWPTEEYELAKSLVDTSLPEDDLFAGIRDNA, translated from the coding sequence TTGACTGACCAGCTGCGACTGATGGCCGTGCACGCCCACCCCGACGACGAGTCGAGCAAGGGCGCGGCCACCATGGCGAAGTACGTGTCCGAGGGGGTGGACGTGCTGGTCGTGACCTGCACGGGCGGGGAGCGCGGCTCCATCCTCAATCCGAAGCTTCAGGGCGACAAGTACATCGAGGAGCACATCCACGAGGTACGCAAGAAGGAGATGGACGAGGCCCGCGAGATCCTCGGGGTGAAGCAGGAATGGCTCGGCTTCGTCGACTCCGGCCTGCCCGAGGGCGACCCGCTGCCGCCGCTGCCGGAGGGCTGCTTCGCCCTGGAGGACGTCGACAAGGCGGCCGGTGAGCTGGTGAAGCAGATCCGCTCGTTCCGTCCGCAGGTGATCACCACCTACGACGAGAACGGCGGCTACCCGCACCCCGACCACATCATGACCCACAAGATCTCGATGGTGGCCTTCGAGGGCGCCGCGGACGCCGAGAAGTACCCGGAGGCGGAGTTCGGCCCGGCGTACCAGCCGCGGAAGCTCTACTACAACCAGGGCTTCAACCGGCCCCGCACCGAGGCGCTGCACAACGCGATGCTGGACCGCGGTCTGGAGTCGCCGTACGGGGACTGGCTCAAGCGGTGGGACGAGTTCCAGCGCGCCGAGCGCACGCTCACCACGCATGTCCCTTGCGCGGACTTCTATGAGATCCGCGACAAGGCGCTGATCGCGCACGCCACGCAGATCGACCCCGACGGCGGCTGGTTCAAGGTCCCGATGGAGATCCAGAAGGAGGTCTGGCCGACCGAGGAGTACGAGCTCGCGAAGTCCCTCGTCGATACCTCCCTCCCCGAGGACGACCTGTTTGCGGGCATCCGCGACAATGCCTGA
- a CDS encoding DUF4307 domain-containing protein encodes MSTASTRVPEGRYGRSSDARADRTLKVVGGVLGALLLALIGYFAYYYVGQNKISAEVIEFDAQTDAVKVHLEVRKDAGASGYCTLRSQAENGAEVGRADFRFDGDATRIDKVVTLRTTSQGTTAELLGCHSD; translated from the coding sequence ATGAGTACGGCGAGCACCCGAGTGCCGGAGGGCCGTTACGGCCGCTCCTCGGACGCGCGCGCCGACCGCACACTCAAGGTCGTCGGCGGCGTCCTCGGGGCATTGCTCCTGGCGCTGATCGGCTATTTCGCCTATTACTACGTCGGCCAGAACAAGATCAGCGCCGAGGTGATCGAGTTCGACGCCCAGACGGACGCGGTGAAGGTGCATCTGGAGGTCCGCAAGGACGCCGGCGCCTCGGGCTACTGCACCCTGCGCTCCCAGGCGGAGAACGGTGCCGAGGTGGGCCGGGCCGACTTCCGCTTCGACGGCGACGCCACCCGGATCGACAAGGTCGTCACGCTCCGTACGACGTCCCAGGGAACGACGGCCGAACTGCTCGGCTGCCACTCCGACTGA
- the greA gene encoding transcription elongation factor GreA, which produces MTQTSENVTWLTQEAYNQLKAELEYLSGPARTEIAAKIAAAREEGDLRENGGYHAAKEEQGKQELRVRQLTQLLENAQVGEAPASADGAVAPGMVVTIAFDGDEDDTTTFLLASREYASSDIETYSPQSPLGSGVIGHKVGEDAQYELPNGKIASVKILKAEPYNG; this is translated from the coding sequence GTGACCCAGACCAGCGAGAACGTCACCTGGCTGACCCAGGAGGCGTACAACCAGCTCAAGGCCGAGCTGGAGTACCTGTCTGGTCCTGCGCGCACGGAGATCGCCGCCAAGATCGCGGCCGCGCGCGAGGAGGGCGACCTGCGCGAGAACGGCGGGTACCACGCGGCCAAGGAGGAGCAGGGCAAGCAGGAGCTCCGTGTGCGCCAGCTGACCCAGCTCCTGGAGAACGCCCAGGTCGGCGAGGCGCCGGCGTCGGCGGACGGTGCGGTGGCGCCCGGCATGGTCGTGACGATCGCCTTCGACGGTGACGAGGACGACACGACGACCTTCCTGCTCGCCTCGCGCGAGTACGCGAGCTCCGACATCGAGACGTACTCGCCGCAGTCCCCGCTGGGCTCCGGCGTGATCGGCCACAAGGTCGGCGAGGACGCCCAGTACGAGCTGCCGAACGGCAAGATCGCCTCGGTGAAGATCCTCAAGGCCGAGCCCTACAACGGCTGA